A region from the Streptomyces sp. 3214.6 genome encodes:
- a CDS encoding organic hydroperoxide resistance protein, with amino-acid sequence MDALYTAVATATHGREGRAVSSDGKIDLALAMPAELGGNGEGTNPEQLFAAGYAACFGSALGLVGRAAKVDVSDAAVTAEVGIGKQGEGFGLKVTLRVELPDAVDEETGRKLVEQAHQVCPYSNATRGNIEVDLVVE; translated from the coding sequence ATGGACGCGCTCTACACCGCTGTCGCCACCGCCACGCACGGCCGCGAGGGTCGCGCCGTCTCCTCCGACGGCAAGATCGACCTCGCGCTGGCCATGCCTGCGGAGCTCGGCGGCAACGGGGAGGGCACCAACCCGGAGCAGCTCTTCGCCGCCGGTTACGCCGCCTGTTTCGGCAGCGCCCTGGGCCTCGTCGGCCGCGCCGCCAAGGTCGACGTCAGCGACGCCGCGGTGACGGCCGAGGTCGGCATAGGCAAGCAGGGCGAGGGCTTCGGCCTGAAGGTCACGCTGCGCGTGGAGCTGCCCGACGCCGTGGACGAGGAGACCGGCCGCAAGCTCGTCGAGCAGGCCCACCAGGTCTGCCCCTACTCCAACGCCACCCGCGGCAACATCGAGGTCGACCTCGTCGTCGAGTAG
- a CDS encoding bifunctional glycosyltransferase/CDP-glycerol:glycerophosphate glycerophosphotransferase: MPRFSVIVPAYKVQAYLHECLDSVLSQSYADLELIAVDDRSPDACGEIIDEFAARDPRVRAVHLPRNVGPGQARNAGLAQASGDYLLFLDSDDTLTPNALRTIADRLKETGEPDVLVYDYASTYWTGETVRNQFADQLTEEGPAPFRLADRPGLLSMLMVAWDKAYRREFIEREGLTFPPGDYEDTPWTYPALLAARTLATLDRVCVHHRRRRQGNIPSTTSRGHLDVFEQYDRVFAFVERRPELAEWQPVLFHRMVDHLSTVFTRRDRLPRGSRAEFLRRARAHYRRYRVPGASVPPPLSAPLEWGHPHRSRLRHALVHFGLHRTYRLLQVSMCVRRRTHKAASKLSRALRTAVLQAHYRVQLRLPLRADRAVFAAYWGRGHSCNPGALEEAFRTFAPQVRTAWIARPEHQGAVPPGPRQVRPGTAAYWTALARSKYLVNNVNFDRRLVKRPGQVFVQTQHGTPLKHMGLDLWERPAAARDMDFEELLRGVDKWDYVLSANRHTSLTWERVYPGRYETLEYGYPRNDVYQKATAADVARLRESLGIPRDTVAVLYAPTHRDYRRVQGSHLDLERVLRRLGPRFMVLSRAHYWQEAPVARRLAGVVDVSGHPSVEALCLASDALITDYSSLMFDYANLDRPIVIHADDWAAYEAARGTYFDLRAFAPGAVARSEDELIDIFSTGHWRGSRSAQLRAAFRERFCAHDDGRAAERVVRRIVLGESELPAVVPLSERRPVPSTAQATAQATAQAAAQPATSVPSARTPLAPVPQPSATGPATGPVIGPVADGR, encoded by the coding sequence GATCGCCGTCGACGACCGTTCGCCGGATGCCTGCGGCGAGATCATCGACGAGTTCGCGGCCCGCGACCCGCGCGTGCGCGCCGTGCACCTGCCGCGGAACGTGGGTCCGGGGCAGGCCCGCAACGCGGGGCTGGCGCAGGCGAGCGGCGACTACCTGCTGTTCCTCGACTCCGACGACACGCTCACCCCGAACGCGCTGCGCACCATCGCCGACCGGCTGAAGGAGACGGGCGAGCCGGACGTCCTGGTCTACGACTACGCGAGCACGTACTGGACGGGCGAGACCGTCCGCAACCAGTTCGCCGACCAGCTCACCGAGGAGGGCCCGGCGCCGTTCCGGCTGGCGGACCGCCCGGGGCTGCTGAGCATGCTGATGGTGGCCTGGGACAAGGCCTACCGGCGGGAGTTCATCGAACGCGAGGGCCTCACGTTCCCGCCCGGCGACTACGAGGACACTCCGTGGACGTACCCGGCGCTGCTGGCGGCACGGACCCTGGCGACGCTGGACCGGGTCTGCGTGCACCACCGCCGGCGCCGCCAGGGCAACATCCCGTCCACCACGAGCCGGGGGCACCTGGACGTCTTCGAGCAGTACGACCGGGTCTTCGCATTCGTCGAGCGGCGGCCCGAACTCGCCGAGTGGCAGCCGGTGTTGTTCCACCGCATGGTCGACCACCTGTCGACGGTGTTCACCAGGCGCGACCGGCTCCCGCGCGGCTCGCGCGCCGAGTTCCTGCGCAGGGCGCGCGCCCACTACCGCCGTTACCGCGTCCCGGGCGCCTCGGTCCCTCCCCCGCTCTCGGCTCCGCTCGAGTGGGGGCACCCCCACCGCTCACGGCTGCGCCATGCCTTGGTCCACTTCGGCCTACACCGCACCTACCGGCTGTTGCAGGTGTCGATGTGCGTGCGCCGACGTACGCACAAGGCGGCCTCGAAGCTGTCCCGCGCCCTGCGGACGGCCGTTCTGCAGGCCCACTACCGGGTCCAGCTGCGGCTGCCGCTGCGCGCCGACCGGGCCGTGTTCGCCGCGTACTGGGGACGCGGGCACAGCTGCAACCCGGGCGCACTGGAGGAGGCGTTCCGCACGTTCGCGCCGCAGGTGCGCACGGCGTGGATCGCCCGGCCCGAGCACCAGGGGGCCGTCCCGCCGGGCCCGCGCCAGGTGCGCCCCGGCACGGCCGCCTACTGGACGGCGCTGGCCCGCTCCAAGTACCTCGTCAACAACGTCAACTTCGACCGGCGGCTGGTCAAGCGGCCCGGCCAGGTCTTCGTACAGACCCAGCACGGCACGCCCCTCAAGCACATGGGCCTCGACCTGTGGGAACGCCCGGCGGCGGCCCGCGACATGGACTTCGAGGAACTGCTGAGGGGCGTCGACAAGTGGGACTACGTGCTGTCCGCCAACCGCCACACCAGCCTCACCTGGGAGCGCGTCTACCCGGGACGCTACGAGACCCTGGAGTACGGCTATCCCCGCAACGACGTCTACCAGAAGGCGACGGCGGCGGACGTGGCCCGGCTGCGCGAGTCCCTCGGCATCCCGCGCGACACGGTCGCCGTCCTGTACGCGCCGACCCACCGCGACTACCGCCGCGTCCAGGGCTCCCACCTCGACCTGGAACGCGTGCTGCGCCGTCTGGGCCCGCGTTTCATGGTGCTGTCCCGCGCGCACTACTGGCAGGAGGCCCCGGTGGCCCGGCGACTGGCCGGCGTCGTCGACGTCAGCGGGCATCCGAGCGTGGAGGCCCTCTGTCTGGCCTCGGACGCCCTGATCACCGACTACTCGTCCCTGATGTTCGACTACGCCAACCTGGACCGCCCGATCGTGATCCACGCCGATGACTGGGCGGCGTACGAGGCGGCCCGCGGCACCTACTTCGACCTGCGGGCCTTCGCCCCGGGCGCGGTCGCGCGCAGCGAGGACGAGCTGATCGACATCTTCTCGACCGGCCACTGGCGCGGCTCCCGCTCGGCCCAGCTGCGGGCCGCGTTCCGCGAGCGGTTCTGCGCCCACGACGACGGCCGCGCCGCCGAGCGGGTCGTCCGGCGGATCGTGCTGGGCGAGTCGGAGCTGCCGGCGGTGGTGCCGCTCTCCGAACGCCGTCCGGTGCCGTCGACGGCCCAGGCGACGGCGCAGGCGACGGCGCAGGCTGCGGCACAGCCGGCGACGTCGGTGCCTTCGGCGCGCACCCCGCTCGCCCCCGTGCCACAGCCCTCCGCCACCGGCCCCGCCACCGGCCCTGTGATCGGCCCCGTCGCCGACGGCCGCTGA